Sequence from the Nocardiopsis sp. YSL2 genome:
GCGCAGCCGGTAGCGCACCGTCTGCGGGTGCACGTAGAGGTGCTCGGCCACCCGGTTGGCGTTGTGCGCGTGGCGAAGCCAGGCCAACAGGGTCTCGGCCAGGCGATCGGCCTGGCCCTGGGGGAGCGCCGCCAGCGGTGCCAGACGGGTCCGGCACAGCAGGTCGAGCAGGTCGCGGTCGGCGAACAGCGCCAGCGCCACCAGGTGGTCGGAGCAGCGGATGAGGCCGCTGGTGTCCAGGACGCCGCGCTGGCCGAGTTCCAGCGCCTTCTGCGCGTAGCGCAGCGAGAGCGGAAGCCGGCTGAGCGGCACGGTCGGCCCGATCGCGGCGATCCGGCCCGCCAGCGCCGCGTCGAGCACCCGCCGCCGCCCCGGCCCGTCCGGGTCGGGCATGACCAGGTGGGCGTCGAGCCAGGTGACGTCGGTGAGGACGTCGGGTGGCAGGGCGGGGGCACCGGGCTCGGAGTTCTCACCGTCGGCCACGACCACGGCGGCTGCGGTCTGGGGCAGCTGCCAGCCGAGCATCCGGGCGTGGTGGGCGATGGTCTCCGGCGGGGCCGAGGGCTCGTTGAGCAGCAGCCGGACCAGGCGTCCGCGCTGGCGGTCCAGCTCCTCGCTGCGCTGGGCCCGCGCCTCGGCGTAGCCCTCGGTGGAGGCCACGGCCAGCTCGTCCATATGGAAGAAGATGGCGTCGGCGATGCGGAAGAGCGTGTCGGGGCTGATGCCGAGCGTCTCGCGGTGGTCGGTGAGGAAGCGGAACGACATCCGGGACCCCACCCGCAGGGCCGACTGCAGGGCGTCGAGGTTGCGGCCGTCGCGCAGTTCGTCGCGGCCCAGATCCCGGAACCGGGCCAGCAGGGGTTCGCGCGTGCTCTCCGGGGCCGCGACGAGGTCCCAGAAGCGCTCCACCGCCAGGGTCACCCCCTGAGTCAGGCGGCGGCCCAGGTCGCTGTCGGGCGGCACGTCGAACTCGGGGAAGAGGCGGCGGATCTCCTTGACGACCAGTTCGGTGCCGGTCGAGAGGTGGGGCCGCATCCGCGACGCCAGTTCCGGGGGGATGTGCCGCGCGGGGTGGCCGGCCCCACGGGTCTGGTAGGAACCGAACGTCACACGTGCCTCCTCGTCCCCGCCGTCGCGCCTGACTGCCCGACACTAGGCGTCGCGCGGGCGCGGTGGTAGATCCGGGCAGGGCAAGGCCGGGGCGGCGGCTTTGTCACGCCGATGACAAGGCGACGATGCGGGGCGGTGCGGGGGAGGGCGGGGCGGGCACCGGCCGCCGCGGCGCACTCACCGGGGTGACTAACCGGTGGGTAGCGTGCCGGCCGGCGCGGCCCTGGTCAGGGGCGGTCGGAGGTGCCGCGTCCGCCCAGGCGGACGGTGCCCGCTCCGGCCCGCCCGCCGTACCCGGTGCCCGGTCAGGCCCGCGTGTCCTCCGCCGCCTCTCGGGTGATCCGGTCGAACTGGGCGCCCATGGCCTCGGCGAGCGCGGTGGCTGCGCTGAGCGGGCGGACCATGACGGTGAATTCGTCGATCAGCCCGTTCTCGTCCAGGTGCAGGAAGTCGCAGCCCTGGATCTCCCGGTCGCCGACGCGGGCGCGGAAGACCAGGGCGTGGTCACGGCCGCCGGGGTCGGCGATCTCGCGCTCGTAGCGGAAGTCCTCGAACACGCGCAGGACACCGCGCAGGATCGCGGCGGTGATGGCCTTGCCCGGGTAGGGACGGAAGACGACGGGACTGGTGAAGACGACGTCCTCGGCCAGCAGAGCCGCCATGGCATCGGGGTCCCGGGCCTCCACGGCCGCGCGGAACGGGTGCATGAGACGCTCCATACTCAACTTGTTGAATAAGTGGAGCGGAAGGTAGCACGTCAGGACGCGATTAGTCACGGAAGTGAATAGTCACCATCGCACTACAGTGGTGCCATGGCTCTGCGCAACGCGGTACTGGCCGCCCTCCTGGAGGGGCCCGCCTCCGGATACGACCTCGCCAAGATCTTCGACGCCTCGGTGGGCAACTTCTGGATGGCCACCCCGCAGCAGCTCTACCGCGAACTGGA
This genomic interval carries:
- a CDS encoding nuclear transport factor 2 family protein, which encodes MHPFRAAVEARDPDAMAALLAEDVVFTSPVVFRPYPGKAITAAILRGVLRVFEDFRYEREIADPGGRDHALVFRARVGDREIQGCDFLHLDENGLIDEFTVMVRPLSAATALAEAMGAQFDRITREAAEDTRA
- a CDS encoding CdaR family transcriptional regulator, which translates into the protein MTFGSYQTRGAGHPARHIPPELASRMRPHLSTGTELVVKEIRRLFPEFDVPPDSDLGRRLTQGVTLAVERFWDLVAAPESTREPLLARFRDLGRDELRDGRNLDALQSALRVGSRMSFRFLTDHRETLGISPDTLFRIADAIFFHMDELAVASTEGYAEARAQRSEELDRQRGRLVRLLLNEPSAPPETIAHHARMLGWQLPQTAAAVVVADGENSEPGAPALPPDVLTDVTWLDAHLVMPDPDGPGRRRVLDAALAGRIAAIGPTVPLSRLPLSLRYAQKALELGQRGVLDTSGLIRCSDHLVALALFADRDLLDLLCRTRLAPLAALPQGQADRLAETLLAWLRHAHNANRVAEHLYVHPQTVRYRLRRIRELFGPDLDDAERRFELEIALYAHTLTRSADS